Proteins from a single region of Chromobacterium sp. ATCC 53434:
- a CDS encoding TetR/AcrR family transcriptional regulator: MRTKSENKRQALVVAATEVFVERGYEAASMSEISARAGGSKATLYNYFSSKEALFLDVMGELTAELSSSYVKLQPGGDLAATLRDFGLAFVDNLFSPQLRALHAIVMGGGSRSEVGKLFYENGPKTGWTRLSAFMAVEIGAGRLREADPWTAAMHFHGLLMSECQAAMMTGLIDEYAPKAERPGRVAEAVRVFLAAYGR, from the coding sequence ATGCGTACAAAAAGCGAAAACAAGCGCCAGGCCCTGGTGGTGGCGGCGACCGAGGTCTTCGTCGAGCGCGGCTACGAGGCCGCGTCGATGTCGGAGATTTCGGCCCGGGCCGGCGGCTCCAAGGCCACGCTGTACAACTACTTTTCGTCGAAGGAGGCCTTGTTCCTCGACGTGATGGGCGAACTGACGGCCGAGCTGTCCTCTTCCTACGTCAAATTGCAGCCGGGCGGCGATCTGGCGGCGACGCTGCGCGATTTCGGCCTGGCCTTCGTCGACAATCTGTTCAGCCCGCAGCTGCGCGCGCTGCACGCCATCGTGATGGGCGGCGGCAGCCGCAGCGAGGTGGGCAAGCTGTTCTACGAGAACGGCCCGAAGACCGGATGGACCCGCTTGTCGGCCTTCATGGCCGTCGAGATCGGCGCCGGCCGGCTGCGTGAAGCCGACCCGTGGACGGCAGCGATGCATTTTCACGGCCTCTTGATGTCGGAATGCCAGGCGGCGATGATGACCGGCCTGATCGACGAGTACGCGCCGAAGGCCGAGCGTCCGGGCCGGGTGGCGGAAGCGGTCAGGGTGTTCCTGGCGGCCTACGGGCGCTGA
- a CDS encoding DinB family protein, giving the protein MSTELFASLFRYKAWADEELHAMVAALDPAAHAEQRHAAIRILNHIHVVDRIFAGNLRRLPHGYAATNTPETPEAAALLAAVRETDDWYVGYAASLSAAELAEIVDFTFTDGDRGRMSRAEMLMQVITHGGYHRGAAGRVLFQCGVQPPRDLYTRFLHDSEPARRRPG; this is encoded by the coding sequence ATGAGCACCGAACTGTTCGCCTCGCTGTTCCGCTACAAGGCCTGGGCCGACGAGGAACTGCACGCGATGGTGGCGGCGCTGGACCCGGCGGCGCACGCCGAGCAGCGGCACGCCGCGATCCGCATCCTCAACCACATCCATGTGGTCGACCGCATCTTCGCCGGCAATCTGCGGCGGCTGCCGCACGGCTACGCCGCCACCAACACGCCGGAAACGCCGGAGGCGGCCGCGCTGCTGGCCGCGGTGCGCGAGACCGACGACTGGTACGTCGGCTACGCGGCCAGCCTGTCCGCGGCCGAGCTGGCCGAGATTGTCGATTTCACCTTCACCGACGGCGACCGCGGTCGGATGAGCCGCGCCGAGATGCTGATGCAGGTGATCACCCACGGCGGCTACCACCGCGGCGCCGCCGGCCGCGTGCTGTTCCAGTGCGGCGTCCAGCCGCCGCGCGACCTGTACACCCGCTTCCTGCACGACAGCGAGCCGGCGCGCCGCCGGCCCGGCTGA
- a CDS encoding TonB-dependent receptor, whose product MKKYALAALPLAMLAAYAQAEDPATLDRVIVTAPSAQPTRISELPGTAWVVGAEEIQQQAKAGVPLKEALGKLVPGLDIGSEGRSNNDQNLRGRSMLVMIDGVSLNASRSLSRQFDAIDPFNIERIEVLSGASALYGGGASGGIINIITKHGESGPARFTTEIGARSGFQASDDHDLRIAQSVSGGNDIVAGRLGLAYQQNGGAYGGDGKQIFTDITQTDLQYNRSLDLMGNLDVKLPGRQKLSLMAQYYDSGYDGDRGLYMGKNLIGALPSLNKNKSDPSQLQMRDGFDSDRTPQTKRWMAQFSYFSPDVLGGQDFYLQGSARQEKVDFFPFPGNTSTKPTVVYFGASQQNTSQQSLKAVLTKDWNKTFSLSYGLEASRENFDANQMLFDLNTALQSGGMQLRQIAQIGRYPNVETTGLSAFAQGKWNLTDKLSLNAGLRQQQMKTSVDDFVAFNQQVYLATGVLKSAAAVPGGNKSYDVTLPNIGVVYKLMPGSQLWANYSEGFDLPDGAKYYGQGNYTAGGQLIQGVSVANSALDGIKTRQIELGWRFNRNNWEIQAAPFYAWSDKALSYDKTTLLIQELSQKVRTYGLEGQVAYNFSEHWRLGGNLLAIKSEQQNANGGWGKQTVTSASPSKTGLFVDWNQGNATLRLQGQKIFDLDDASGNKLNGYATADLLGSYKLPVGTLSFGVQNLFNKTYQTLWSQRAAIYYGSIVTPQTVYYQGRGRTYGLSYSVSY is encoded by the coding sequence ATGAAAAAATACGCACTCGCAGCCCTGCCGCTGGCCATGCTGGCCGCCTACGCCCAAGCCGAGGACCCGGCCACCCTGGACCGCGTCATCGTCACCGCGCCCAGCGCGCAACCGACCAGGATCAGCGAACTGCCCGGCACCGCCTGGGTGGTCGGCGCCGAGGAGATCCAGCAGCAGGCCAAGGCCGGCGTGCCGCTGAAGGAGGCGCTGGGCAAGCTGGTGCCCGGCCTGGACATCGGCTCCGAAGGCCGCAGCAACAATGACCAGAACCTGCGCGGCCGCAGCATGCTGGTGATGATAGACGGCGTGTCGCTGAACGCCTCGCGCAGCCTCAGCCGCCAGTTCGACGCCATCGATCCGTTCAACATCGAGCGCATCGAAGTGCTGTCCGGCGCCAGCGCGCTGTACGGCGGCGGCGCCAGCGGCGGCATCATCAACATCATCACCAAGCACGGCGAGAGCGGCCCGGCGCGCTTCACCACCGAGATCGGCGCCCGCAGCGGCTTCCAGGCCAGCGACGACCACGACCTGCGCATCGCCCAGTCGGTCAGCGGCGGCAACGACATCGTGGCCGGCCGTCTGGGGCTCGCCTACCAGCAGAACGGCGGCGCCTACGGCGGCGACGGCAAGCAGATCTTCACCGACATCACCCAGACCGACCTGCAGTACAACCGCTCGCTGGACCTGATGGGCAATCTGGACGTCAAGCTGCCCGGCCGGCAGAAGCTCAGCCTGATGGCGCAGTACTACGACTCCGGCTACGACGGCGATCGCGGCCTGTACATGGGCAAGAACCTGATCGGCGCGCTGCCGTCGCTGAACAAGAACAAGTCCGACCCCAGCCAGCTGCAGATGCGGGACGGCTTCGACAGCGACCGCACGCCGCAGACCAAGCGCTGGATGGCGCAGTTCAGCTATTTCAGCCCCGACGTGCTGGGCGGCCAGGACTTCTACCTGCAAGGCTCGGCGCGCCAGGAGAAGGTGGATTTCTTCCCCTTCCCCGGCAATACCTCGACCAAGCCGACCGTGGTCTATTTCGGCGCCTCGCAGCAAAACACCAGCCAGCAGAGTCTTAAGGCGGTGCTGACCAAGGACTGGAACAAGACCTTCAGCCTCAGCTACGGCCTGGAAGCCAGCCGCGAGAACTTCGACGCCAACCAGATGCTGTTCGATCTGAACACCGCGCTGCAAAGCGGCGGCATGCAGCTGAGGCAGATCGCCCAGATCGGCCGCTACCCGAATGTGGAAACCACCGGCCTGTCCGCCTTCGCCCAGGGCAAGTGGAACCTGACCGACAAGCTGAGCCTGAACGCCGGCCTGCGCCAGCAGCAGATGAAGACCTCGGTCGACGACTTCGTCGCCTTCAACCAACAGGTCTATCTCGCCACCGGCGTGCTGAAGTCGGCTGCCGCGGTGCCGGGCGGCAACAAGAGCTACGACGTCACGCTGCCGAATATCGGCGTGGTGTACAAGCTGATGCCGGGCAGCCAGCTGTGGGCCAATTACTCGGAAGGCTTCGACCTGCCGGACGGCGCCAAATACTACGGCCAGGGCAATTACACCGCCGGCGGCCAGCTGATCCAGGGCGTCAGCGTCGCCAACTCGGCGCTGGACGGCATCAAGACCCGCCAGATCGAGCTGGGCTGGCGCTTCAACCGCAACAACTGGGAAATCCAGGCCGCGCCGTTCTACGCCTGGTCGGACAAGGCGCTCAGCTACGACAAGACCACGCTGCTGATCCAGGAGCTGTCGCAGAAAGTCCGCACCTACGGCCTCGAGGGCCAAGTGGCGTACAACTTCAGCGAGCACTGGCGCCTGGGCGGCAATCTGCTGGCGATCAAGTCCGAGCAACAGAACGCGAACGGCGGCTGGGGCAAGCAGACGGTCACCAGCGCCAGCCCGTCCAAGACCGGTCTGTTCGTCGACTGGAACCAGGGCAACGCCACGCTGCGGCTGCAGGGCCAGAAGATCTTCGATCTGGACGACGCCAGCGGCAACAAGCTGAACGGCTACGCCACCGCCGACCTCTTGGGCAGCTACAAGCTGCCGGTCGGCACGCTGAGCTTCGGCGTGCAGAACCTGTTCAACAAGACCTACCAGACGCTGTGGAGCCAGCGCGCCGCCATCTACTACGGCAGCATCGTCACGCCGCAGACGGTCTACTACCAGGGCCGCGGCCGCACTTACGGCCTGAGCTACAGCGTCAGCTACTGA
- a CDS encoding iron-siderophore ABC transporter substrate-binding protein, translated as MPCSAAGAPPNPERRRCLAGLAALALAAPALAASRPLRVVALEYNLIEMLLTLGLAPIGAADLKGYRRWVGIGGERLASAASVGSRQQPSLEAIVALRPDLIVGVDFRHAPLLPLLQRIAPTRLMASQHRGDGLANMRVDFLQLAGWCGRQAEADRALARLDGELAGARRALAARAGRRLGVLQGLAGSPTCWAFAANSLPGGIVGALGMRNAWPQDDATQGIVAVGVETLLNERADLAVIADPRADFTQGALWSRVPALAERRAARLPPDSWTFGGPESAARLAGRLSQALLKL; from the coding sequence CTGCTCCGCCGCTGGCGCGCCGCCGAATCCTGAGCGCCGCCGCTGCCTCGCCGGCCTCGCCGCGCTGGCGCTGGCCGCGCCGGCGCTGGCCGCCTCCCGCCCGCTGCGGGTGGTGGCGCTGGAATACAATCTGATCGAGATGCTGCTGACGCTGGGCCTGGCGCCCATCGGCGCCGCCGACCTGAAGGGCTACCGGCGCTGGGTCGGCATCGGCGGCGAGCGGCTGGCGTCCGCCGCGTCGGTCGGCAGCCGCCAGCAGCCGTCGCTGGAAGCCATCGTCGCGCTGCGGCCGGACCTGATCGTCGGCGTCGATTTCCGCCACGCGCCGTTGCTACCGCTATTGCAGCGCATCGCGCCGACGCGGCTGATGGCCAGCCAGCACCGCGGCGACGGCCTCGCCAATATGCGCGTCGACTTCCTGCAACTCGCCGGCTGGTGCGGCCGCCAGGCCGAGGCGGACCGGGCGCTGGCCAGGCTGGACGGCGAGCTTGCCGGCGCGCGCCGGGCGCTGGCCGCCCGCGCCGGCCGCCGGCTCGGCGTGCTGCAGGGCCTGGCCGGCTCGCCGACCTGCTGGGCCTTCGCCGCCAACAGCCTGCCCGGCGGCATCGTCGGCGCGCTGGGCATGCGAAACGCCTGGCCGCAGGACGACGCCACCCAGGGCATCGTCGCCGTCGGCGTCGAGACGCTGCTGAACGAGCGGGCCGACCTCGCCGTCATCGCCGATCCGCGCGCCGACTTCACGCAGGGCGCGCTGTGGTCGCGGGTGCCGGCGCTGGCCGAGCGCCGCGCCGCGCGGCTGCCGCCTGACAGCTGGACCTTCGGCGGCCCGGAATCGGCCGCGCGGCTGGCCGGGCGGCTGAGCCAGGCGCTGCTGAAACTGTAG